From the Vicingaceae bacterium genome, the window TGAAGAAACTTTGGAAGTAATGGAAAAAGTAAAGTTTCATTATGCTTATATGTTTAAGTATTCCGAAAGGCCCAATACACCGGCACAAAAAAAATTTAAAGATGATGTGCCCGATGAAATAAAAACCCGTCGATTAAATGAAATAATCGCCCTTCAGCAACAACATTCTTTGCTAAGAAATCAAGAAGTAATCGGTCAAGTTTTCGAGGTATTGATTGAGGGTGTGTCAAAACGGTCACCCGAACAATATTCAGGTCGTAATTCACAAAACACTGTGATAGTATTTGACAAAAAACCGGGATTAAAACCCGGAGATTATATAAATGTAAAAGTCAAAGAATGTACAAGTGCCACATTGATTGGAGAAATTGTAGAATAAATGGATTTACAAAGCATTAAACAAAGGTTCGGCATCATTGGCAACGACCCTAAATTAAACAGGGCGTTGGAAATTGCAGCACAGGTTGCCCCCACGGACTTGAGTGTATTGATAACCGGTGAAAGTGGTACCGGAAAAGAAATCATGCCTCAAATCATTCATTACTTAAGCCCAAGAAAGCATTCCAAATATATTGCGGTTAACTGTGGCGCAATACCGGAAGGAACCATTGACTCCGAATTGTTTGGACACGAGAAAGGATCTTTTACAGGCGCCTATGATTCCAGAAAAGGATATTTTGAAGTAGCAGACGGAGGAACAATTTTTTTGGATGAAGTTGCTGAATTACCTTTGGAAACACAGGTTCGTTTGCTTAGAGTTTTAGAAACCGGTGAATTTATCAGAGTAGGGTCTTCGAAGGTGCAAAAAACCAATGTAAGAGTAGTTGCCGCTACAAACAGAGATCTTTTGCAAGCCATTCAGGAAGGAAAATTCAGAGAAGATCTCTATTTCCGTCTAAATACTGTGCCGATTTACCTTCCCCCTTTGAGAGAAAGAGGAGATGATATTTTATTGCTTTTTAAAAAATTTGCTTCCGATTTTAGTGCAAAATACAGAATGCCACCTATAGAACTTACTCCGGAAGCTATAGAAGTGTTAAAAAGTTATCGTTGGCCCGGAAATATAAGACAATTGAAAAATGTGGTGGAGCAAATCTCTATCATTGAACATACCCGGGAAATTTCTCCTGAAATTCTCAAACAATATCTTCCCAATTATGATTCATACAAAACCAAAGGAATCATATCAGATTTTTCAACCATCGGTAACGAAAGAGAAATTTTATATAAAGTTTTATTTGAATTTAAAAATGAAATTTTACAGTTAAAAAAAATTATTTTTTCCATTTTAGAAAACAACCCACACATAAAACTTCCCGATTTTGAAAAAAATCAAATGCAAGAAAACCAAATGCCATCAAGCAGTTTTCTACCTGTTGTGGCCTCTCCGTCTTCAACCGCTATTCAACCTTATCAAAATCAAAATGGAAATAATATAATTGTAAAATCACAGGAACACACTTCACATCAACATGAAGTAGTTGACATTGAAGAACCTTTATCACTAGAAGAACACGAAAAAGAATTGATTAAAAAAGCACTCGAGAAATATAAAGGGAAACGCAAACCTGCCGCCAAAGAACTTGGAATATCCGAAAGAACTCTGTATCGTAAAATAAAAGA encodes:
- a CDS encoding sigma-54-dependent Fis family transcriptional regulator, whose product is MDLQSIKQRFGIIGNDPKLNRALEIAAQVAPTDLSVLITGESGTGKEIMPQIIHYLSPRKHSKYIAVNCGAIPEGTIDSELFGHEKGSFTGAYDSRKGYFEVADGGTIFLDEVAELPLETQVRLLRVLETGEFIRVGSSKVQKTNVRVVAATNRDLLQAIQEGKFREDLYFRLNTVPIYLPPLRERGDDILLLFKKFASDFSAKYRMPPIELTPEAIEVLKSYRWPGNIRQLKNVVEQISIIEHTREISPEILKQYLPNYDSYKTKGIISDFSTIGNEREILYKVLFEFKNEILQLKKIIFSILENNPHIKLPDFEKNQMQENQMPSSSFLPVVASPSSTAIQPYQNQNGNNIIVKSQEHTSHQHEVVDIEEPLSLEEHEKELIKKALEKYKGKRKPAAKELGISERTLYRKIKDYNLGHIK